The following are from one region of the Mesorhizobium sp. B2-8-5 genome:
- a CDS encoding ornithine cyclodeaminase, which translates to MTQPSRLAIVPFVSVDRMMKLVLAIGIERFLTELAAYIEEDFRRWELFDKTPRIASHSHDGVIELMPTSDGKMYGFKYVNGHPKNMREGRQTVTAFGVLADVGSGYPMLLTEMTILTALRTAATSAVAAKYLAPKGSQAMAIIGNGAQSEFQAIAFKALLGIDRLRLYDIDRSASEKCARNLAGKGFDITICATGQDAVEGVDIITTVTADKQYATILTDNMVGSGVHINAVGGDCPGKTELHRDILLRSDIFVEFPPQTRIEGEIQQLDADHPVTELWQVMTGQAEGRKSAKQITLFDSVGFATEDFSALRYVRDQLQATGLYEELDLLADPDEPRDLFGMLLRAAMQPAA; encoded by the coding sequence ATGACCCAGCCTTCGCGCCTTGCCATCGTCCCCTTCGTCAGCGTCGACCGCATGATGAAGCTTGTGCTCGCCATCGGCATCGAGCGCTTCCTGACCGAGCTCGCCGCCTATATCGAGGAGGATTTCCGCCGCTGGGAGCTGTTCGACAAGACCCCGCGCATCGCCTCGCACAGCCATGACGGCGTCATCGAGCTGATGCCGACCAGCGACGGCAAGATGTACGGCTTCAAATATGTCAACGGCCATCCGAAGAACATGCGCGAGGGCCGCCAGACGGTCACCGCCTTCGGCGTGCTCGCCGATGTCGGCTCCGGCTATCCGATGCTACTCACCGAGATGACCATCCTGACGGCGCTGCGCACCGCCGCCACCTCCGCCGTCGCGGCCAAATACCTGGCGCCGAAGGGCAGCCAAGCCATGGCCATCATCGGCAACGGCGCCCAGTCCGAGTTCCAGGCCATCGCCTTCAAGGCGCTGCTCGGCATCGACCGGCTGCGGCTCTACGACATCGACCGCTCGGCTTCCGAAAAATGCGCCCGCAACCTCGCCGGCAAGGGTTTCGACATCACCATCTGCGCGACAGGACAGGATGCCGTGGAAGGCGTCGACATCATCACCACGGTAACCGCCGACAAGCAGTACGCCACCATCCTCACCGACAACATGGTCGGCTCCGGCGTCCACATCAATGCCGTCGGCGGCGACTGCCCCGGCAAGACCGAGCTGCACCGCGACATCCTGCTGCGCTCCGACATCTTCGTCGAGTTCCCGCCGCAGACCCGCATCGAGGGCGAGATCCAGCAGCTCGACGCCGATCATCCGGTGACCGAGCTGTGGCAAGTGATGACCGGCCAGGCCGAGGGCCGCAAATCGGCCAAGCAGATCACGCTGTTCGATTCCGTCGGCTTCGCCACGGAAGATTTTTCCGCGCTCCGCTACGTCCGCGACCAGCTCCAGGCCACCGGCCTCTACGAGGAGCTCGACCTGCTCGCCGACCCCGACGAGCCGCGCGACCTGTTCGGGATGTTGTTGCGGGCCGCCATGCAGCCGGCGGCCTGA
- the rocF gene encoding arginase, protein MRCRIVGAPVQDGAGRMGCEMGPSALRTAGLVSVLAELGHEVEDWGAVEKAAARPVVHGNLALKALPEISAWTAAIAETAYAASRDAMPIFLGGDHSISAGTVSGVARRAAERGRPLFVLWLDAHPDFHTLDTTTSGNLHGVPLAYASGQAGFKGYFPDLPQAVDPARICAIGLRSVDPAERRALTEAGVTVHDMRAIDEHGIAPLLRAFLARVEKESGLLHVSLDVDFLDPSIAPAVGTTVPGGATFREAHLVMEMLSDSGLVSSLDLVELNPFLDERGRTATLMVDLTASLMGRRIMDRPTRSHSGSL, encoded by the coding sequence ATGCGCTGCAGGATCGTCGGCGCGCCGGTGCAGGACGGCGCGGGCAGGATGGGATGCGAAATGGGGCCGAGCGCGCTGCGCACGGCGGGGCTGGTCTCGGTGCTGGCCGAGCTCGGCCACGAGGTCGAGGACTGGGGCGCGGTCGAGAAGGCCGCGGCGCGGCCGGTGGTCCACGGCAACCTGGCGCTGAAGGCGCTGCCGGAGATCTCCGCCTGGACGGCGGCGATCGCCGAGACCGCCTACGCCGCTTCCAGGGACGCCATGCCGATCTTCCTCGGCGGCGACCATTCGATCTCCGCCGGCACCGTGTCCGGCGTGGCGCGCCGCGCTGCCGAGCGCGGCCGGCCGCTCTTCGTGCTGTGGCTCGACGCGCATCCCGATTTCCACACGCTCGACACCACCACCAGCGGCAATCTGCACGGGGTGCCGCTCGCCTATGCCAGCGGCCAGGCCGGCTTCAAAGGCTATTTCCCGGATCTGCCGCAAGCCGTCGACCCGGCCCGCATCTGCGCCATCGGCCTGCGCAGCGTCGACCCGGCCGAGCGCCGCGCGCTCACTGAAGCCGGCGTCACCGTGCATGACATGCGCGCCATCGACGAGCACGGCATCGCGCCCTTGCTGCGCGCCTTCCTGGCCCGTGTCGAGAAGGAGAGCGGCTTGCTGCATGTCAGTCTCGACGTCGATTTCCTCGACCCTTCGATCGCGCCGGCCGTCGGCACCACGGTGCCCGGCGGCGCCACCTTCCGCGAGGCGCATCTGGTGATGGAGATGCTGTCCGACTCAGGCCTCGTTTCGAGCCTCGACCTGGTCGAATTGAACCCGTTCCTCGACGAGCGCGGCCGCACCGCGACCCTGATGGTCGACCTCACCGCCAGCCTGATGGGCCGCCGCATCATGGACCGCCCGACCCGCAGCCACTCCGGAAGCCTCTGA
- a CDS encoding glycosyltransferase, producing the protein MRLLMTQRALVDFHGSEMVTVEVAREMAERGHEITVFSPRLGGVAKLLWPSGVRVVSRLDDVPWTPDLIHAHHHLPAMAAMARFETTPAVYYCHGAIPWVEQPPMHQRIHSYVMMCEWMVRRAIAEFDLDPGRVSCVPNFVNTTRFSELRAPPREMRRALLFQSSGLPAIELSQLESGCAALGLQLDKIGAAYGNSQPRPEMLLQQYDLVFASGKSALEAMATGCAVMTLAPTQAGGLVTVENFDRGSSLNFGPRYYSGATPINEAWLRRELALYSPEDAAQVTAKVRRERTLQIAVDGLEGLYRKALESGVPEPAVGPFAPYLERLASEVDAMWLERESLPALRGRIAYLERKLARRWPSRLKKIIKSISRKRGHE; encoded by the coding sequence ATGCGGCTCCTGATGACCCAACGCGCGCTTGTCGACTTCCACGGATCGGAGATGGTCACCGTCGAGGTCGCCCGCGAAATGGCCGAGCGCGGTCACGAAATCACGGTTTTCAGTCCTCGTCTCGGCGGTGTCGCCAAACTGCTCTGGCCAAGCGGCGTGCGTGTGGTATCGCGCCTGGACGACGTGCCGTGGACCCCGGACCTGATCCACGCCCACCATCATCTGCCGGCCATGGCGGCCATGGCGCGCTTCGAAACAACGCCTGCCGTCTACTATTGTCACGGCGCCATACCATGGGTGGAGCAGCCGCCCATGCACCAGCGCATCCACAGCTACGTGATGATGTGCGAATGGATGGTGCGACGCGCCATCGCCGAGTTCGATCTCGATCCCGGGCGTGTTTCCTGCGTGCCGAACTTTGTCAACACGACGCGCTTCTCCGAGCTGCGCGCGCCGCCTCGGGAGATGCGCCGGGCGCTGCTCTTCCAGAGCAGTGGCCTGCCCGCGATCGAGCTTTCGCAACTGGAATCCGGTTGTGCCGCGCTCGGTCTCCAACTCGACAAGATCGGCGCGGCCTATGGCAACAGCCAACCCCGGCCGGAGATGCTGCTGCAGCAATATGATCTCGTCTTCGCAAGCGGCAAATCCGCGCTGGAAGCAATGGCGACCGGTTGCGCGGTGATGACGCTGGCGCCGACCCAGGCCGGTGGACTGGTGACAGTGGAGAACTTCGACCGCGGCTCCTCCTTGAATTTCGGACCCCGCTACTACAGCGGCGCGACGCCGATCAACGAGGCATGGCTGCGCCGGGAGCTCGCTCTCTATTCGCCGGAGGACGCGGCCCAGGTGACGGCAAAGGTGCGGCGCGAACGAACCCTCCAGATTGCGGTCGACGGGCTGGAAGGCCTTTATCGAAAAGCGCTGGAATCCGGTGTGCCCGAGCCGGCAGTGGGTCCGTTCGCGCCCTATCTCGAACGCCTGGCAAGCGAGGTTGACGCGATGTGGCTGGAGAGGGAAAGCTTGCCTGCGCTGCGCGGGCGCATCGCTTATCTGGAAAGGAAGCTCGCGCGGAGATGGCCGTCTCGTCTCAAAAAAATCATCAAATCCATCTCGCGCAAACGTGGGCATGAATAG
- a CDS encoding Trm112 family protein — protein MADGRDGRKAEVDPKLLELLACPLTKGPLTWDPERSELVSRVAKLAYPVRDGIPIMLPSEARTISAEDMLAPRTPRLGGAS, from the coding sequence ATGGCTGACGGACGTGACGGGCGGAAGGCCGAGGTCGACCCGAAGCTGCTGGAGCTGCTGGCCTGCCCGCTGACCAAGGGGCCGCTGACCTGGGACCCCGAGCGCAGCGAGCTGGTCTCGCGCGTGGCGAAGCTCGCCTATCCGGTGCGCGACGGTATCCCGATCATGCTGCCTTCGGAGGCGCGCACGATCTCGGCCGAGGACATGCTGGCGCCGCGGACGCCGCGGCTCGGCGGGGCTTCGTGA
- a CDS encoding Lrp/AsnC family transcriptional regulator produces the protein MDALDEKLVTLLRHDARRSVSDLAIDLGVSRATVRSRMERLEKSGEIIGYTVVLRADAVDQKIRGVMTIEIEGHAADRVVKALGGLAEVSTIHTTNGRWDLVVELGTATLTDFDAVLRRIRLIPGITGSETSLLLATPRTTRARLA, from the coding sequence ATGGACGCTCTAGACGAGAAGCTGGTGACGCTGCTGAGGCATGATGCTCGGCGCAGCGTATCCGACCTCGCCATCGATCTCGGCGTGTCACGCGCCACGGTCAGGTCGCGCATGGAACGGCTGGAAAAGTCCGGCGAGATCATCGGCTACACGGTGGTGCTGCGCGCCGACGCGGTCGACCAGAAGATACGCGGCGTGATGACGATCGAGATCGAGGGCCACGCCGCCGACCGCGTCGTCAAGGCGCTCGGCGGCCTCGCCGAGGTTTCGACCATTCATACCACCAACGGCCGCTGGGACCTGGTGGTGGAGCTCGGCACCGCCACGCTGACGGATTTCGACGCTGTGCTGCGGCGCATAAGGCTGATCCCCGGCATAACGGGAAGCGAGACAAGCCTGCTCTTGGCGACGCCGAGGACGACGCGGGCGCGGCTGGCGTAG
- a CDS encoding LON peptidase substrate-binding domain-containing protein has product MRVGNALYRLAKDLPPAIPVFPLAGALLLPGGRMPLNVFEPRYLQMIDLAMAGSRLIGMVQPSLDGALRDDGEPELCSVGCAGRIISLAETGDGRYLISLQGVCRFRIVQELAAKAPFRQCKIRPFLADLDEDPAGAEVDRPALLKAFRAYLQANDLEADWESVSRAENGMLVNALSMMAPYGPAEKQALLEAPDLKTRAETLIAITEITLAREDDEFGSSLQ; this is encoded by the coding sequence GTGCGCGTCGGTAACGCACTCTATCGGCTTGCCAAGGATCTGCCGCCGGCAATCCCGGTGTTCCCGCTTGCCGGGGCGCTGCTTCTGCCGGGCGGCCGCATGCCGCTCAACGTCTTCGAGCCGCGTTACCTGCAGATGATCGACCTGGCGATGGCCGGCTCGCGGCTGATCGGCATGGTCCAGCCCAGCCTTGACGGCGCATTGCGCGACGACGGCGAGCCCGAGCTGTGCAGCGTCGGTTGCGCCGGGCGCATCATCTCGCTCGCCGAGACCGGCGACGGGCGCTACCTGATCTCGCTGCAGGGCGTATGCCGGTTTCGCATCGTGCAGGAGCTCGCGGCAAAGGCGCCGTTCCGGCAGTGCAAGATCAGGCCGTTTTTGGCCGACCTCGATGAAGACCCGGCCGGCGCCGAGGTCGACCGGCCGGCGCTGCTCAAGGCGTTTCGCGCCTATCTGCAGGCCAACGACCTCGAGGCCGACTGGGAAAGCGTCAGCCGCGCCGAAAACGGCATGCTGGTCAACGCGCTGTCGATGATGGCGCCTTATGGACCGGCCGAGAAACAGGCGCTGCTGGAAGCGCCGGACCTGAAGACGCGCGCCGAGACGCTGATCGCCATCACCGAAATAACGCTGGCGCGCGAGGATGATGAATTTGGGTCAAGTCTACAATAG
- a CDS encoding prolyl-tRNA synthetase associated domain-containing protein, whose translation MPKTEAELNEFLADLGIAVTTVRHPPLFTVADSQGLRGEIPGGHTKNLFLKDKKDNYFLVTVGEDAVVDLKQIHHLIGAASRVSFGKPEMLMELLGVIPGAVTVFGLINDTEGKVKIVLDQALMSHDVINGHPLTNEATTSIAAADLIRFVEATGHDPVILKVS comes from the coding sequence ATGCCGAAGACCGAAGCCGAGCTCAACGAATTTCTTGCCGATCTCGGCATTGCCGTGACGACGGTGCGGCACCCGCCGCTGTTCACGGTCGCCGATTCGCAAGGCCTGCGCGGCGAGATTCCCGGCGGCCACACCAAGAACCTGTTCCTCAAGGACAAGAAGGACAATTATTTCCTCGTCACCGTCGGCGAGGACGCCGTGGTCGACCTGAAGCAGATCCACCACCTGATCGGCGCCGCCAGCCGGGTGTCCTTCGGCAAGCCGGAAATGCTGATGGAACTGCTCGGCGTCATCCCCGGCGCGGTCACCGTTTTCGGCCTGATCAACGACACGGAAGGGAAGGTCAAGATCGTGCTCGACCAGGCGTTGATGAGCCACGACGTCATCAACGGCCACCCGCTGACCAATGAGGCGACGACCTCGATCGCCGCCGCAGACCTGATCAGATTCGTCGAGGCAACCGGCCACGATCCTGTTATCCTCAAGGTCTCATGA
- a CDS encoding error-prone DNA polymerase, with protein sequence MNALTVIPYAEFGISSNFSFLRGASKPEELVVTAKFYGFASIGLADRNTVAGVVRAWQQARVEKMAYHPGCRLVFGDGAPDILAYPRDRQGWGHLCRMLTQANLRDENEKGATLLQLSDLLEWGDRMSLAILPDLLAGAEDGLSFISRLKDRFGAALRLAVAPDYAGNDRFRIEQAASMAEHARVPLMATNDVLYHAADRRPLQDVLTAIRLNTPVSEVGLELTANAERHLKPPLEMARLFRRHPQALAETLRFADELTFSLSDLEYNYPDEPTESGLGPQAELERLAREGAVRRYPAGVPDYVLKRIDSELALIERLNYARYFLTVHDIVKFARSQDILCQGRGSAANSIICFCIGITEVGPERIDTLFERFISEERNEPPDIDVDFEHERREEVIQYIYTKYSTKRTALAAAVISYRGRSALREVAKAMGLSEDVRSALSSTIWGWSTSELGAREANAGGLDRTDPLSRQVLERANEIMGFPRHLSQHVGGFVITRDRLDEVVPIVKTAMEERKMVEWDKDDLDAVKILKVDVLALGMLTCLKRALTLLTQHYPQARDDYGRPYSLDSIPPENQRVYDMICRADTLGVFQIESRAQMSMLPRLKPREFYDLVIEVAIVRPGPIQGDMVHPYLRRRQGKEKAEYPKPELEEILGKTLGVPLFQEQAMKIAIVAGGFRPGEADELRRAMATFKRTGTIGNYETRMVEGMVEKGYPRDFAERCFKQIEGFGEYGFPESHAASFALLVYASCWFKTFFPDVFCAAILNSQPMGFYQPAQLVRDARDHGVEVREVDINHSVWDCTLEATAFDPSRILERHASMRGVIETAHAVRLGFRQIKGLSEERMDIVVAQRGDGYRSVRDVWLRSGLDVGEIEKLAQADAFRSIGLDRRAALWEVRALDGKSAAEKLPLFDQPSLSLRELEPETKLPKMPLGEHVVHDYRSLGLSLKEHPVAFLRERLDRAGVTPNSRLPSVRDGRRVSVAGLVLVRQRPGKGNAIFLTLEDEKSIANVIIWPRVFDRFRSVVMGARFIRVTGKLQHESDVIHIVADRIEDLTSWLSVLLESNRPVIEHNPAERPAGSESAASRGLPVRQDIEALSGAAQQVMPKGRNFQ encoded by the coding sequence ATGAACGCGCTGACCGTCATCCCCTATGCCGAGTTCGGCATAAGTTCGAATTTCTCCTTCCTGCGCGGCGCTTCGAAACCCGAGGAACTGGTGGTGACCGCGAAGTTCTACGGTTTTGCCTCGATCGGGCTTGCCGACAGGAACACGGTCGCCGGCGTCGTGCGCGCCTGGCAGCAGGCCAGGGTGGAGAAGATGGCCTATCATCCCGGCTGCCGCCTGGTTTTCGGCGACGGCGCGCCGGATATCCTCGCCTATCCCCGCGACCGCCAGGGCTGGGGCCATCTCTGCCGCATGCTGACCCAGGCCAATCTGCGCGACGAGAACGAGAAGGGCGCGACGCTGCTCCAGTTGAGCGACCTGCTCGAATGGGGCGATCGGATGTCGCTGGCGATCCTGCCCGATCTGTTGGCAGGCGCCGAGGACGGCTTGTCGTTTATTAGCCGGCTTAAGGATCGTTTCGGCGCGGCGCTCCGGCTGGCCGTGGCGCCGGATTATGCCGGCAACGATCGTTTCCGCATCGAGCAGGCGGCGTCGATGGCCGAGCACGCCCGCGTCCCGCTGATGGCGACCAACGACGTGCTCTATCACGCCGCCGACCGCCGCCCGCTGCAGGACGTGCTCACCGCGATCCGCCTCAACACCCCGGTTTCCGAAGTCGGGCTCGAGCTGACGGCCAATGCCGAGCGCCACCTGAAGCCGCCGCTGGAGATGGCGCGGCTTTTCCGCCGCCACCCGCAGGCGCTGGCGGAGACGCTGCGCTTCGCCGACGAGCTCACCTTCTCGCTCAGCGACCTCGAATACAATTATCCGGACGAGCCGACCGAATCCGGGCTTGGACCGCAGGCCGAGCTCGAACGCCTGGCGCGGGAAGGGGCGGTCAGGCGCTATCCGGCCGGCGTTCCCGATTATGTGCTGAAACGCATCGACAGCGAGCTCGCTTTGATCGAGCGCCTGAACTACGCGCGCTATTTCCTCACCGTCCACGACATCGTCAAATTCGCCCGCAGCCAGGACATCCTTTGCCAGGGCCGCGGCTCGGCCGCCAATTCGATCATCTGCTTCTGCATCGGCATCACCGAGGTCGGCCCGGAACGCATCGACACCTTGTTCGAGCGCTTCATCTCGGAAGAGCGCAACGAGCCGCCCGACATCGACGTCGATTTCGAGCATGAGCGGCGTGAAGAGGTCATTCAGTACATCTATACGAAATACAGCACCAAGCGCACCGCCTTGGCCGCCGCCGTCATCAGCTATCGCGGCCGCTCCGCCTTGCGCGAGGTGGCCAAGGCCATGGGCCTGTCGGAAGATGTCCGCAGCGCGCTGTCCAGCACCATCTGGGGCTGGTCGACCTCCGAGCTCGGCGCAAGGGAAGCCAATGCCGGCGGTCTCGACCGCACCGATCCGCTGTCGCGGCAGGTGCTGGAGCGCGCCAACGAGATCATGGGCTTTCCCCGCCATCTTTCCCAGCATGTCGGCGGCTTCGTCATCACCAGGGACCGTCTCGACGAGGTCGTGCCCATCGTCAAGACGGCGATGGAGGAGCGAAAGATGGTTGAATGGGACAAGGACGATCTCGATGCGGTGAAGATCCTCAAGGTCGACGTGCTGGCGCTCGGCATGCTGACCTGCCTGAAGCGCGCTCTGACCTTGCTCACGCAGCATTATCCGCAGGCGCGGGACGATTACGGCCGGCCCTACAGCTTGGACTCTATCCCGCCGGAGAACCAGCGCGTCTACGACATGATCTGCCGGGCGGATACGCTGGGCGTCTTCCAGATTGAATCCCGCGCTCAGATGTCGATGCTGCCGCGGCTTAAGCCCCGCGAATTCTATGATCTCGTCATCGAGGTGGCGATCGTGCGGCCCGGTCCGATCCAGGGCGACATGGTGCATCCTTATCTGCGTAGACGACAGGGCAAGGAGAAGGCCGAATACCCCAAGCCTGAGTTGGAAGAGATCCTTGGCAAGACGCTCGGTGTGCCTTTGTTTCAGGAGCAGGCGATGAAGATCGCCATTGTCGCCGGCGGCTTCCGGCCGGGCGAGGCCGACGAACTGCGCCGCGCCATGGCGACCTTCAAGAGAACCGGCACGATCGGCAACTATGAGACGCGGATGGTCGAAGGGATGGTCGAGAAAGGCTATCCCAGAGACTTCGCCGAGCGCTGCTTCAAGCAGATCGAAGGCTTTGGCGAATATGGCTTTCCCGAAAGCCACGCCGCCTCCTTCGCGCTGCTGGTCTACGCCTCCTGCTGGTTCAAGACCTTCTTTCCCGACGTGTTCTGCGCCGCGATCCTGAATTCCCAGCCGATGGGTTTCTACCAGCCGGCGCAGCTCGTGCGCGATGCGCGCGACCATGGCGTCGAGGTGCGCGAGGTCGACATCAACCATTCCGTCTGGGACTGCACGCTGGAGGCCACCGCCTTCGATCCGTCCCGCATCCTCGAGCGCCACGCCTCGATGCGCGGCGTCATCGAGACGGCGCATGCCGTCCGCCTTGGCTTCCGCCAGATCAAGGGCCTGTCCGAGGAGCGCATGGATATCGTCGTTGCCCAGCGCGGCGATGGCTATCGGTCGGTCAGGGATGTCTGGTTGCGCTCGGGCCTCGATGTCGGCGAGATCGAGAAGCTGGCGCAGGCTGATGCGTTCCGCTCGATCGGCCTCGACCGCCGTGCCGCGCTCTGGGAGGTGCGGGCGCTCGACGGCAAGAGCGCAGCCGAAAAACTGCCGCTGTTCGACCAGCCGTCGCTCAGCCTGCGCGAGCTGGAGCCGGAAACGAAACTGCCGAAAATGCCGCTCGGCGAGCATGTCGTGCACGACTACCGCTCGCTCGGCCTGTCGCTGAAGGAGCATCCCGTCGCCTTCCTGCGCGAAAGGCTGGATCGCGCCGGCGTCACCCCCAATTCCCGCCTGCCGTCGGTGCGCGACGGCCGCCGCGTTTCCGTCGCCGGGCTGGTGCTGGTGCGCCAGCGCCCAGGCAAGGGCAATGCGATCTTCCTCACGCTGGAAGACGAAAAATCGATCGCCAACGTCATCATCTGGCCACGCGTCTTCGACCGCTTCCGCTCCGTCGTCATGGGCGCCCGCTTCATCCGCGTCACCGGCAAGCTGCAGCATGAATCGGACGTCATCCACATCGTCGCCGACCGGATCGAGGATCTGACCTCCTGGCTGAGCGTGTTGCTGGAGTCCAACCGCCCGGTCATCGAGCATAATCCCGCCGAACGGCCGGCTGGATCAGAGTCCGCCGCAAGCCGCGGCCTGCCGGTCCGCCAGGATATCGAGGCCCTGTCGGGTGCCGCGCAACAAGTCATGCCGAAAGGGCGGAATTTTCAGTGA
- the trxA gene encoding thioredoxin — MSDDNPYSGAFGGNGGQYAQTVQYGGGDRAKVSLGDAPAAADLIKDTTTATFAADVIQESRRQPVLVDFWAPWCGPCKQLTPQLEKAVKDAGGKVKLVKMNIDDHPSIAGQLGIQSIPAVIAFKDGQPVDGFMGAVPESQIAQFIQKVGGKGGGAPQIADALAAAAEARTAGDVQTAADIYDAILEQAPETIEAVAGLGEILFDAGDAEGAEAVLARAPEDKKDAPALAALRAKMTLAAEAAALGNPAEFERRLAADPADHQARFDLAMIQNARGERSAAADNLLAIVKADRTWNDDGARAQLLKLFEAWGMTDEATLAARRKLSSLLFS; from the coding sequence ATGAGTGACGACAATCCGTATAGCGGCGCGTTCGGCGGCAATGGCGGCCAGTACGCCCAGACGGTGCAATATGGCGGCGGCGACCGCGCCAAGGTTTCGCTCGGCGACGCGCCGGCGGCGGCCGACCTGATCAAGGACACCACGACCGCCACCTTCGCCGCCGACGTCATCCAGGAATCGCGCCGCCAGCCGGTGCTGGTCGACTTCTGGGCGCCATGGTGCGGGCCCTGCAAGCAACTGACGCCGCAGCTCGAAAAGGCGGTGAAGGACGCCGGCGGCAAGGTCAAGCTGGTCAAGATGAACATCGACGATCATCCCTCGATCGCCGGCCAGCTCGGCATCCAGTCGATCCCCGCCGTCATCGCCTTCAAGGACGGCCAGCCCGTCGACGGCTTCATGGGCGCTGTTCCGGAAAGCCAGATCGCCCAGTTCATCCAGAAGGTTGGCGGCAAGGGCGGCGGCGCGCCGCAGATCGCGGACGCGCTTGCCGCGGCGGCCGAGGCGCGTACGGCCGGCGACGTCCAGACCGCTGCCGACATCTACGATGCGATCCTCGAGCAGGCGCCGGAGACGATCGAGGCGGTCGCGGGTCTGGGCGAGATCCTGTTCGATGCCGGGGATGCGGAAGGCGCGGAAGCCGTGCTGGCGCGGGCGCCCGAGGACAAGAAGGACGCGCCGGCGCTGGCGGCGCTGCGCGCCAAGATGACGCTTGCCGCGGAAGCGGCCGCGCTCGGCAATCCGGCCGAGTTCGAGCGCCGGCTCGCCGCCGACCCGGCCGACCATCAGGCGCGCTTCGACCTGGCGATGATCCAGAACGCGCGCGGCGAGCGCAGCGCGGCCGCCGACAACCTGCTGGCGATCGTCAAGGCCGACCGGACCTGGAACGACGACGGCGCCAGGGCGCAGCTGTTGAAATTGTTCGAGGCCTGGGGAATGACCGACGAGGCGACGCTCGCGGCACGCCGCAAGCTCTCGTCGCTGCTGTTTTCCTAG